The segment ACGCCAAACATAAGCATTGCCATTGGCAGCAACAACTTTCCAACAGCGATTGGTTAACCCCCCGGTTAAGGTCTGAGCATAATCAGGGGGAACAGTGAAGAAACGCTCTAAAGCGGTTAAAGAATTGTCTAACTGACATGCTTCACGCCATGACATTCGCGCCATATAACGTTCCTTCTACTGGTTTTTACTTATAGGCCAAGGAAGCTCTTAGATTCTTGTTTACGAATCTCAGTTTCATCAGCCCATTCAATTAGACCCGTTTCCAGATCCATCAAACGCATCGTCATTTTGTAGTAAACGTCTTTGTCGCTACCTGCACTTTTCGCGATGCTTGATAGGTTACCGTACAGCATGTACTGAGCACCGACCATTTTACCGAATTGAATTGCGTTGCTTTGATTGACTAACTCGTCATTGTTCTGGAAGTTAAGTTGATCACGCACCGCTTCTACACGCCCCATATCGACGAAACGGAACTTACCAGAATTCAGCATCTTGGTACTAATCGTGTCAGTAATCGACTCTGTATCAATATGTTCACTGGTTTTGTTCTTCACTCGCTCAACAAAAACGATCGGACGAGAGTCACGTGTAATCGCCGCTACCGAGCCAGATTGCAACATGCTATCAACCATTTCACCAGCGATTGTTTGGAGATCGGTAGAGCCGAAATCAATTGTCGTGGTTTCCACAGCTTGTGCATCACCATAGCTAACTTGGTTAGAACAACCACCCAAAACAACAGCAAGACCAAGCAGTGCAATAACACTTTTATTCATTCTATGTTCCTTAATTTTTAATAGATTTGACTAAGCCCTTTAGAACTTAGTTCCTGTATTAATCGTTGTTATTTCGAATTTGCACTCTAAATTGAGTCGCATTTGGATTGACCGATACCTCGGAAATAGACAGGGTCTCTTCACCACGAACGATAAGACGTCGCCAGTTACCAGGCTTAGTCACTTCAAGACCTTGACCATCGTACCAATAGAAGCGGTACAACAAGTCTAAATCTGAGCTGATATTACTGCTTAAGCTAACAATACCTTGCGTATGCCCATCAACCGATGTGGTTGTAATATCATTAATGGTCAAACTGCGTGACATTGAGTCATTAGCAAACAGTACCTTTTGAGTATCACCATCAATTCTTAGCCCAGACGTGTTGGTTGAACACCCTGCAATCGCTAAAATTGATAAGATCACTAAAACGAATTTCTTCATTACAATCTTCCTAGTTGCTTATGCCACACTGTAGCATTGTTTCCTTGACGAGATAGCCAAACCAGAGCGGTGTTACCTTCCGCAAGGTTAAACTGGTAAGACTGTCCCCCAATATCCAAACGTTGCTGACCTTCATCAACCATTACGCTACTCGCATAGACAGCGGCAGGTAATGTTTGCCAGCTACGTGTGTCTGGTTGCTCTGTCAGCGTGTTCCAGACATTAAAAATTAAGTTACCAACATCATCGCCACGAGCAGCTTCTTTGCGCACCTGATCTTTTGCCACGACACGCAGAGCTTGGCGAATAATGATGTTCGGCATCCGTTCAGACAAATCTTGCTGTGCCATAAGATTAACATCGGCCAGTAGTTCATTTGGCACTGATTGCTGATTTAACCTAAGCGGCGAAAAAGTCGCTAAGTTCGCTGATGGATAATAAGGTAACGCTAAAGAGTACAACGCCCCATTGCCACGACTGTCATAAAGAGGTAAAGATAACTTCCACCCCTGCATCGCTTCGACCGTATCCTGCTCTTGCAAAATAATCACACGTGCTTTGCCGGATTGATTCGCTTGTGCCTTACCATAACGTTTTTCCAGCATGCGCAAATCGTCACTCATTCCTAAACGACGGGCTGCACGCATAGTACTGTCAATAACGGCGCGGTTATCTGGCATCACTGCCAACGCTCGTCGGTAGTCAACATACGCGCTGTTCAAGTCACCATCCGCTTCATATAACAACGCTGATAAATACATCAAATAGGCATTTTGTACTGCTTGCAGTTTTTTTCCCGCATCAGGATATTGCGCTAATACGCTGCCAATGTTAGGTGTTAAGCCTTGCGATTCCATTTCAGATTGCGCTGCTTCAAGTTGTCTTTCTCGCTCTGCCCTTGCCTGCTCTTGCACTTGGTTAGCTCGGCGCATTTCCACTAACGCATCATCTAGCTTATTTTCTTTGACGTAATTTAATCCTAAGTATAGATGGAGGAATCCGAGCTCATAATCGGCGGGATAATAGATATTTAAGTTATCATTGACCGCTAGTGCACCAATGCTCGTCGCGGTATCCGTGATTGAAACGGTCGCCTTATCTTGCTCTTTACGTACCGCTTGGTCACTCAGTTCTAACGAACTCAAACTCTGCTGATCGTTATTATTGAGCAGATAGACGCGTCCACGTTCAAAATTATCAAGAATGTCCCCAGCAATTCCGTCTGGCAATGCTTGCTCTGCCGCTGAATAATCACCGCGCTTGACTGCTTGATAAACTTCTTGGTTCTGCGCGCTATAGTGACTAAATAAATTGCCAGCCGAAAAGTTTGCACACGCAGTTAATTGTAAAGCGCTAATCGTTAGCACGACGAGTCGAATAGCTTTGTTCAATCCGCACTCCGAAATTCTTAATGGTTATTAAAAAGCACAACCATCGGATTGTGCTTTTTCGCTTTATAACTATAGACTGTGTTCAGCCTGAATTAGTTCATTAGCAATGGGCCTAATGGCGCACCGCCGACTAAATGCATATGAATATGGTACACTTCTTGACCGCCGTGGGCGTTACAGTTCACGATCAAACGGTAACCATTTTCAGCGATACCTTCTTCTTGAGCAATTTTCTTTGCCACCGTAAACATTCGACCCATAGCCAATTCATCATCCGCTTCGACGTCATTCACTGTCGGGATTAATTTATTTGGGATGATTAGGATATGTTTTGGAGCACGAGGGTTGATATCACGAAATGCAGTGACTAGGTCATCTTGATAAACAACATCTGCTGGGATTTCTTTACGAATAATTTTACTAAAAATAGTCTCTTCAGCCATGCTGAACTCCATGATTAATTAACCTAACTGAATGGTATACATAAACAGCCAAATTGTAACTTAGGCACTTCTTTGCAGCTATTTAGGTATATGACGAGTATGCGTCATGCGTCACTAAATCACAATTAAAAACAGCGACACATAAGATTGACGATTCTGAAAACTACATGCGACCAAGTTATTTTTGTCTTGTGCGTCATAAAACGTGTGTCTCGATATGAAAACAGTTGTCCGAATTCTGATATTTTTTACTGCAAATAAACAAATAAAGGAGAGATCTATGAAGGGCTCAGTGATCAGGCGCATGTACGCTGGCTTTGCATTGATCATATTCATGTTTGCTGTCTCAACGATAATGGCGTTGCGCGGCATGGAACAAATACACGTGAATTTTGCAAGCGTGACCAACACGTCGCTGCCGTTGGTGTCTCTATCAAACCGTACAAACGTGGCTTTGCTGTCTGCCGATAAACTGTTTAAAGATTATCTTACTACTCAAAGTTTTGAGCGCATGGATACCATCCGAGCCCAATTCGAAGAGGCAAAGACTTACTATGATGACAGTTTGAAAGAGCTTGAAGCTGCCAGTGCGAATGACCCTGAATTGATCGCTCGCGTTGAAGAAGTAAAGCAAATTGAGCTGCGTTACTTTGCAGCTGCAGATTCAGCGATGGATAACTATCGCAATATGTTTGCCGCACAAGAGCAAGTTCAACTCTCGACACGCCAATTCCAACGTCTGCACTCTGAACTGAGTGCGGGAATGAAAGAGTACGTTGAAAAACAAGACAATATTGTCGTCAAAGTAATGTCGCGCAGTTACTTTGAAAAGCTTAAAGATGCTGAGGTGATTACGTCTGATGCTTTAGCCAGCAGTGATACTGAAGCGGTTGCCAAAGCGGTGGCGAAAAACAAAAAAGCCGTTACTCACCTTAACTACGCGTACAGTGGTTTAACCACGCAAATGCCGTCATTGAAAGATGAATTTGATGCCTCTGTTGCCCAATTCTCAATCGATATTGGTCAGAAAGGTGGTGTTCTCGATCAACACAACAATTATCTCACTGAACGTAAAGCGTTGTATGAAAACATTGCCAACTTAACCAAGGAAGTTGACACCTCACGCTCACTACTTAATTCGTTTAGTGAAACAGCTCAAGCAAGTCTCAATCAGTCACTTAGTGAAGCTGGCAGTGTGTATGATTCTGGGCTAGTTCGTTCGATTTTCATGTGTATTGTGATTGTTGCCCTAGCGGCAGGTATTGGCTATCACATTGCCCACAGCGTACGTAATCCGTTGACTCGTATTCTAAAGACGCTGGAAGCGCTAAGCGATGGTGATATGACTCAGCGTATCGACATTCGTTACAACAACGAATTTAGTCGTGTTAGTGGACACATCAATACCTTGGCCGATAACCTGCATGATATTCTGGTCAAACTAAACCAAGCCTCTGATAACCTGACTCACACAGCCAACACTAACCAACAGACCTTGTCGAGCGCACAAAGTCAGTTAAACCAGCAGCGTCAGCAAACCTCTAGTGTGGCAACTGCGATGAACCAGATGCGTCAATCGGTCGAAGAAGTAGCACAAAGCGCGCAAGGCTCTTTGCAGATGGTTGAACAGGTCGAGGTAGCCTCTGAGCAAGGTCGCCAGATCATGAGTACCAATATCACTACCATCAATCAGCTTGAAATGCGCCTGACTGAATCCGTTGACGCGGTGAAAGAGCTACAAACCATGAGCAGTCAGATCGGCACCATCTTAGATGTGATTCGTAATATTGCTGAACAAACCAACTTACTCGCACTTAACGCTGCGATTGAAGCGGCCCGAGCTGGGGAGCAAGGACGAGGCTTTGCGGTAGTAGCCGACGAAGTACGAGTACTTGCCCAACGTACCACCGAATCAACCTCTGAAATCGAGAAAATGATTGCCGCGCTACAAAGCAGCTCTAGCTCTGCCAACAATGTCATCCAAAGCTGTATGAACGACATGACGTTAACGGTTGACCAGGCGTCTGATGCCAACAGTGCGATGGAAGAGATTCAATCACTGATTATTCAAATCACTGAGATGAGTGGGCATATTTCCAGTGCTTGTACTGAGCAAAACAGTACTACCGCGGCCATTGCGCAAAGTGTGGAAGAAATCAATGAGATTGCTGATTCGAGTTATCGAGCCATGGCAGATATCGCGGAAACCAGTAACGACCTCACCAATTTAGCCAATCAACAAGGCAATTTAGTCCATCGGTTTAGGCTATAAATGTCAATTTCCGGCTAAATAATTGAACAAGGGCGATTAAATTAGTTAATCGCCCTTGTTTTTTATAGACCTGAACATTATATGGTTACTAAGGCTTGCTGTGTTTTACCTTAGTACCCCGTTTTGCAAGCCAACCATGAGGAAAAGCTATGGCAATTCATGTTGGCATAATTGACCAAGATCCAATTCGTTTGGTCACACCATTATTAGATAATAGAACCCTCAGTCAGCACATTGTGTTCATTGGGATAGATGCGCAAAAAGAGATGTATGAGCGCCTACACAGCGTGTTGGCAAAACGCCAAATCACCTCAGAATTTTTTGAAATACCTAACGTCGCTAATACGTCACGAATCAAACAAGCCGTCATTCAATTGGCTGATGAATTAAAATCCAGAGGCGGTGCGATAAAACTCAATGCAAGCTGTGGTTTACGTCATCGTTTGTTATCGGTCTACGAAGTTTTCCGTAGCTATCATTGGCCTATCTTTGTTGTGGAACCAAACAGTGATCGCCTGTGCTGGCTCTACCCCGAAGGTCGTGAAGATACGCAAGTAGAAGACTTAATCACCATTGACGATTATCTGACCATCTTCGGTGCTCGCGGTGAGTTTGCCGAGCATAATATCCCTCCTCAGCTTGATAAAAAGCTCTATGAACTTGGTGAACGTTGGGCAAGCAATGCCCTAGAGTTAGGCCCTGGTCTCGCTACCCTCAACTACCTTGCAACCACCTGCCGTAAAGAACAACGTTTGGATGTTGAACTGTCTGAAAAGCAGCAAGGCTATCGTGAACTCAACATGCTTCTCTCTGATCTCGTCGAAGCGCAAATCGCAACCTACGAGAACGGTATTTTGACTTTTGCGAGTGAGGAAGCACGTCGCTTCTCCAATGGTGAGTGGCTTGAAACTTTAGTCCACAGTACCGTACGTCAAATTCAACAAGATATGCCGACCATTCAAGACCACTCGCTGAATGTTCAGGTTTACCGCCAGCTAGGTGAACGTGAAGTACGTAATGAACTGGACGTGGCGTCTGTGGTCAATAACAAGCTGCACATCATCGAATGTAAAACCAAAGGCATGCGTGATGACGGGGATGATACGCTTTACAAGCTAGAATCACTGCGTGACCTATTAGGTGGCCTGCAAGCTCGCGCAATGTTAGTCAGCTTCCGCCCGCTACGTTATAACGACATCACCCGCGCAGAAGATCTTGGTCTGGCACTGATTGGTCCTGACGAGCTTAAAGATCTGAAAACTCATCTTGCCCAATGGTTTGATGAAGCTGGCGGCTCAGAGGATTGCTCTGACTGCTAACTTAACCATACCAAATAACACGCATAGCCTCGCCTTAGCGGGGCTATTTTGTTTTTGACCTTGGTCAAAAGGACATCAGTTATAAACTCGCCACGATGTACTTTTGACATCACCTTGCTAGCATAGCGACTCTTTTATCAATAAGAGCTTCGATATGCCTTCAAACGTTGAACAAACTCTCCTGAATATTGCCCTTAACTTGAGTTCCAATTTAACCAGTGAAGAGCAGTATCAGCACTTAGTCGAAGGCATCAGTCAGGTCTTCCCTTGCGATGCCGCTGCACTGTTTATTCTTGACCAACAAGGCTTTCTTACGCCGGTTGCCGTTAAGGGCGTCTCTCAATCAATACTAGGCCGTCGCTTCTTCCCTAGCGCGCACCCTCGCCTACAGCAAATCATGCAGAGCAAAACTCCGGTTCGTTTTGACGCAAACTGCGCCCTGCCTGACCCATTTGACGGCGTGATGCTAACCACCGAACAGACAATTGATGTACATGACTGTCTCGGTTGCAGCCTCTACGTAGAAGGTCAGCTCGTCGGTGTACTCACCATGGATGCACTGACCGTTGGCGCCTTTGACCAGCTTGACCCTGTAATGGTCGATACTTTTGCGGCACTGACTGCCGCCACACTGCGCAACATTGCTCAATTCAAAGCACTTAAATCACAAAACCGCAAGCACCGCTCTGTGACTCAAACCCTGATCCAACAAGCGAGAACTCAACAAGGCGACATGGTTGGTCTTAGCCCTCAGTTTGAAAAACTGAAAAGCAACATCGCAACCGTCGCAAAGTCCGACTTTGCGGTGTTAGTTTGGGGGGAAACTGGCACTGGCAAAGAGTTAGTGGCGCACAATCTTCATGCACAGTCCCATCGAGCCGATAAACCAATGATCTATGTAAACTGCGCCGCTCTGCCTGAAGGGCTCGCCGAAAGTGAGTTGTTCGGTCATGTTAAAGGCGCATTTACCGGTGCCAATAGTCATCGTTCTGGCAAGTTTGAACTCGCCGATGGTGGCACCATTTTCTTAGATGAGATCGGTGAGTTACCTTTGATTTTGCAAGCTAAACTGCTGCGCGTGATCCAACAAGGTGAGTTACAACGGGTGGGCAGCGATCAACATCTAACCGTGAATGTGCGTATCATCGCCGCGACCAACCGCAAACTTGAAGAAGAAGTCGAACAAGGACGCTTTCGAGCCGACCTGTACCATCGTCTCAATGTTTTTCCGATCCATGTTCCGCCACTGCGCGAACGTGATGGCGACATTGCAGTGCTGTCTGGTTATCTGCTCGAGAAAATGCGTAGCCAATTCAATGCCCCAAACTTACATGTGCACCCTAAGGCGTTACAAGTACTGGAGTCTCAACCTTGGCACGGCAACGTTCGTGAACTAGAACATAGCTTAACTCGTGCAGCTTTACACGCGATCCAAAACGAGCAAACAACGATTCAATTACACCACTTTGACGATGTGAAAAACGATACTGATGTAAAAAACACATCACAGTACTTCCCTGCCACCAGCCAACCGATGCGCGCGCTGGTCGAACTTTATCAAAAAGATTTGATTGCTCATGCTTTAGACCAATCGAACAGTACTTGGTCGCAAGCAGCGGACTTTCTCCAAATGGACCGCGGTAACCTCTATCGTATGGGCAAAAAGCTCGGTATCAAATAACTGCTCTCCCTTGATTCAGCGATGTAATAAAGACAACGTCAACGATGTCTTTATTACATCGAAACATTATCAGTCAAAGACAAAAACACTTTAATATCAATAAGATAAAAACTGGCACACTCCGTGCTCTATAGCGTTCATCAAAACTCGCTAACCACCTATACAGCGCCAATACGTGCTTAAGTGGTCGGTTAAGCCAATGAATAACTATTACGAGTAAACTGGAGTATCACTATGTTCTGTATTCAATGTGAACAGACAATTCAAACCCCAACCATTAAAGGCTGTTCATTCACACAAGGTATGTGTGGAAAAACATCGGAAGTTTCAGATCTACAAGACGTTCTGGTTTACACCCTACAAGGCGTTTCTTACTGGGCTGAGCAAGCTCGCGCATTCAACATTATTAATGCTGAAATCGACACTTGGGCACCACGCGCATTTTTTGCCACATTAACCAATGTTAACTTCGACCCTGAGCGTATTCTTGAATTTACCAATCAAGCAGCGCAATACAAGGCCGAGCTTAAGCAGCAAACCCTTGCAGCAGCAGCTCTCAACAATGTTGAACTTGAAGCTGCACCTCAAGTCGCCGAATTTGAACTACCAGCAGACGCCGCAGAAATCCTCGCTTTTGCCCCTCACGCTGCGGTTAACCGTGGTAAAGAACAAGTAAGTGAAGATGTCATTGGTCTGCGTTTATTGTGCCTTTATGGCTTAAAAGGTGCGGCGGCTTACATGGAGCATGCTCGTGTCCTTGATCAGACTGACGCTGCCATTCATGCCCAGTTCCACAAAATCATGGCATGGTTAGGTACTGAGCCTACCGATCTTAATCAGCTACTTGAGTGTTCGATGGAAATCGGCTTGATGAACTACAAAGTGATGGAGATGCTTGATTTAGGCGAAACCGCGACTTTTGGTCACCCAGCACCAACAGCAGTCAATGTAAAACCAGTCAAAGGCAAATGTATTCTAGTATCAGGTCATGATCTGCATGATCTCGAAAAAATCCTCCAGCAGACCGAGGGCAAAGGCATCAACGTTTACACCAATGGTGAAATGCTGCCAGCACACGGCTACCCAGAACTCAACAAGTACCCTCACCTAGTGGGTAACTATGGTAGCGCTTGGCAAAACCAACAGAAAGAATTTGCCAACTTCCCTGGTGCGATTGTGATGACGTCAAACTGTTTGCTTAACCCAAATGTAGGTCAATATGCTGACCGTCTATTTACGCGTAGCATCGTAGGTTGGCCAGGTGTAAGCCATATTGAAGGTGATGATTTCTCAGCAGCTATTGAAGCGGCACTGGCTGCGCCAGGCTTCCAACACGATGAAATCGAACAAATGATCACGGTTGGATTTGGTCGCAACGCACTCATGAACGCAGCACCGGCGGTAATCGACCAAGTGAAACAAGGTAACATTCGCCACTTCTTCCTCGTTGGCGGCTGTGATGGTGATAAATCAGAACGCAGTTACTACACCGATTTCACCGCCAACGCACCAGAAGATACCCTTATCTTGACTCTTGCATGTGGTAAGTTCCGCTTCAACAAAAACCAATTCGGTGACATCAACGGTATCCCTCGCCTACTCGATGTTGGTCAATGTAATGATGCCTATTCAGCAATCCAACTTGCGCTTGCACTGGCTAAAGAGTTTGACTGTGACATCAATGAGCTGCCACTAACACTGGTTCTATCATGGTTTGAACAAAAAGCGATTGTGATCCTACTGACGCTATTTGCTCTTGGCGTTAAAGGCATTTACACCGGTCCTACCGCGCCTGCGTTCTTGACCGACAACCTATTGGCAATCATTCAAGAAAAATTCGATATGCGTGCAATCAGCACCGTCGAGAATGACCTACAGACCATCCTAGGTTAACTGTAATCACTGCCACGTCTGCCATCTTGCGAGTCATTGATTGTCGCAGATGGCAGATTCTTTTGTTTGTTATTTGAGATTCCCCATGCCAGCCAATACTCTTGTTGCTAACCCACCACGCTATCCTGCTACCTTACGCTGCATTGAAAAATGGTTCGAAACTGATGATTGTGTTTCACTATTACTCGCCGGTGCAGACGACCACCAATTTGATTTTAAACCCGGTCAATTTGTGACTTTGGGCGTCAATATTGGCGATTCGACCGAGTACCGAGCTTATTCCATTAGCTCCTTACCGGGACAGTCATGGTTACAACTTACGGTAAAGCGAGTCGAAGGTGGCAAGGTATCCAATTATATCGTTGACCAACTCGCGGTTGGCGAGCAAGTTGAGTGCTTAGCGCCTGCAGGAGAGTTTAACAATATTGACTGCCCGCCTATCAGCGTAGAGGGCAAGCGTAAAGCACTGCTTATCAGTGCAGGCTGCGGAATTACGCCAGTATTCGCCATGGCGCAAGCGTGGCTAGCAGAGGAGAATAGTGGCAGTGAGACAGATATTACTTTTCTCCATATCGCGCGCAATATCGAACAAACCATTTACTTCAATAAGCTTAAAGCTCTTGCAGCAAACCACGCCAATTTTAATTTACAGCTGCTGTTAAAAGAGGCTCAAGAGAGTGATTATCCACAAGGGCGCCTGTCGGCTGAATGGCTTGAAACTTTGGTTGCAGACTTTAAACAGCGCAGTGTTTATCTTTGCGGACCAAACCAGTTCATGCTTGATACGGCGAGTTATCTTGAGCAACTCGGATATGAAATGAACCATTTCCATCAAGAAAGCTTCACTCCGACAGCGACTGAATCTAATCAAGCTCACAACGCGAACAATGAAGTTGATGGTAACAATGATGTCAATATTGAACTTCCATCATTGGGACAAAGCCTACAAGCAAGCCGAGGCACGTTGTTAGCCGATGCACTAGAGCAAGGTGGTGTGCCAATCATTATTGCTTGCCGCAGTGGCATCTGTGGCTCTTGCAAATGTAAGGTGAAAGTGGGTCAGGTAGAGAGCAGTAGCCACTCTCCATTAACCGAAGAGGAA is part of the Vibrio ponticus genome and harbors:
- a CDS encoding hybrid-cluster NAD(P)-dependent oxidoreductase, whose amino-acid sequence is MPANTLVANPPRYPATLRCIEKWFETDDCVSLLLAGADDHQFDFKPGQFVTLGVNIGDSTEYRAYSISSLPGQSWLQLTVKRVEGGKVSNYIVDQLAVGEQVECLAPAGEFNNIDCPPISVEGKRKALLISAGCGITPVFAMAQAWLAEENSGSETDITFLHIARNIEQTIYFNKLKALAANHANFNLQLLLKEAQESDYPQGRLSAEWLETLVADFKQRSVYLCGPNQFMLDTASYLEQLGYEMNHFHQESFTPTATESNQAHNANNEVDGNNDVNIELPSLGQSLQASRGTLLADALEQGGVPIIIACRSGICGSCKCKVKVGQVESSSHSPLTEEEIAQGYVLACSSTLNDDVTIEL
- the lpoB gene encoding penicillin-binding protein activator LpoB, whose protein sequence is MNKSVIALLGLAVVLGGCSNQVSYGDAQAVETTTIDFGSTDLQTIAGEMVDSMLQSGSVAAITRDSRPIVFVERVKNKTSEHIDTESITDTISTKMLNSGKFRFVDMGRVEAVRDQLNFQNNDELVNQSNAIQFGKMVGAQYMLYGNLSSIAKSAGSDKDVYYKMTMRLMDLETGLIEWADETEIRKQESKSFLGL
- a CDS encoding methyl-accepting chemotaxis protein, which encodes MKGSVIRRMYAGFALIIFMFAVSTIMALRGMEQIHVNFASVTNTSLPLVSLSNRTNVALLSADKLFKDYLTTQSFERMDTIRAQFEEAKTYYDDSLKELEAASANDPELIARVEEVKQIELRYFAAADSAMDNYRNMFAAQEQVQLSTRQFQRLHSELSAGMKEYVEKQDNIVVKVMSRSYFEKLKDAEVITSDALASSDTEAVAKAVAKNKKAVTHLNYAYSGLTTQMPSLKDEFDASVAQFSIDIGQKGGVLDQHNNYLTERKALYENIANLTKEVDTSRSLLNSFSETAQASLNQSLSEAGSVYDSGLVRSIFMCIVIVALAAGIGYHIAHSVRNPLTRILKTLEALSDGDMTQRIDIRYNNEFSRVSGHINTLADNLHDILVKLNQASDNLTHTANTNQQTLSSAQSQLNQQRQQTSSVATAMNQMRQSVEEVAQSAQGSLQMVEQVEVASEQGRQIMSTNITTINQLEMRLTESVDAVKELQTMSSQIGTILDVIRNIAEQTNLLALNAAIEAARAGEQGRGFAVVADEVRVLAQRTTESTSEIEKMIAALQSSSSSANNVIQSCMNDMTLTVDQASDANSAMEEIQSLIIQITEMSGHISSACTEQNSTTAAIAQSVEEINEIADSSYRAMADIAETSNDLTNLANQQGNLVHRFRL
- a CDS encoding DUF1887 family protein; this encodes MAIHVGIIDQDPIRLVTPLLDNRTLSQHIVFIGIDAQKEMYERLHSVLAKRQITSEFFEIPNVANTSRIKQAVIQLADELKSRGGAIKLNASCGLRHRLLSVYEVFRSYHWPIFVVEPNSDRLCWLYPEGREDTQVEDLITIDDYLTIFGARGEFAEHNIPPQLDKKLYELGERWASNALELGPGLATLNYLATTCRKEQRLDVELSEKQQGYRELNMLLSDLVEAQIATYENGILTFASEEARRFSNGEWLETLVHSTVRQIQQDMPTIQDHSLNVQVYRQLGEREVRNELDVASVVNNKLHIIECKTKGMRDDGDDTLYKLESLRDLLGGLQARAMLVSFRPLRYNDITRAEDLGLALIGPDELKDLKTHLAQWFDEAGGSEDCSDC
- a CDS encoding COG3014 family protein, with product MNKAIRLVVLTISALQLTACANFSAGNLFSHYSAQNQEVYQAVKRGDYSAAEQALPDGIAGDILDNFERGRVYLLNNNDQQSLSSLELSDQAVRKEQDKATVSITDTATSIGALAVNDNLNIYYPADYELGFLHLYLGLNYVKENKLDDALVEMRRANQVQEQARAERERQLEAAQSEMESQGLTPNIGSVLAQYPDAGKKLQAVQNAYLMYLSALLYEADGDLNSAYVDYRRALAVMPDNRAVIDSTMRAARRLGMSDDLRMLEKRYGKAQANQSGKARVIILQEQDTVEAMQGWKLSLPLYDSRGNGALYSLALPYYPSANLATFSPLRLNQQSVPNELLADVNLMAQQDLSERMPNIIIRQALRVVAKDQVRKEAARGDDVGNLIFNVWNTLTEQPDTRSWQTLPAAVYASSVMVDEGQQRLDIGGQSYQFNLAEGNTALVWLSRQGNNATVWHKQLGRL
- a CDS encoding YcfL family protein: MKKFVLVILSILAIAGCSTNTSGLRIDGDTQKVLFANDSMSRSLTINDITTTSVDGHTQGIVSLSSNISSDLDLLYRFYWYDGQGLEVTKPGNWRRLIVRGEETLSISEVSVNPNATQFRVQIRNNND
- the hcp gene encoding hydroxylamine reductase, encoding MFCIQCEQTIQTPTIKGCSFTQGMCGKTSEVSDLQDVLVYTLQGVSYWAEQARAFNIINAEIDTWAPRAFFATLTNVNFDPERILEFTNQAAQYKAELKQQTLAAAALNNVELEAAPQVAEFELPADAAEILAFAPHAAVNRGKEQVSEDVIGLRLLCLYGLKGAAAYMEHARVLDQTDAAIHAQFHKIMAWLGTEPTDLNQLLECSMEIGLMNYKVMEMLDLGETATFGHPAPTAVNVKPVKGKCILVSGHDLHDLEKILQQTEGKGINVYTNGEMLPAHGYPELNKYPHLVGNYGSAWQNQQKEFANFPGAIVMTSNCLLNPNVGQYADRLFTRSIVGWPGVSHIEGDDFSAAIEAALAAPGFQHDEIEQMITVGFGRNALMNAAPAVIDQVKQGNIRHFFLVGGCDGDKSERSYYTDFTANAPEDTLILTLACGKFRFNKNQFGDINGIPRLLDVGQCNDAYSAIQLALALAKEFDCDINELPLTLVLSWFEQKAIVILLTLFALGVKGIYTGPTAPAFLTDNLLAIIQEKFDMRAISTVENDLQTILG
- the norR gene encoding nitric oxide reductase transcriptional regulator NorR is translated as MPSNVEQTLLNIALNLSSNLTSEEQYQHLVEGISQVFPCDAAALFILDQQGFLTPVAVKGVSQSILGRRFFPSAHPRLQQIMQSKTPVRFDANCALPDPFDGVMLTTEQTIDVHDCLGCSLYVEGQLVGVLTMDALTVGAFDQLDPVMVDTFAALTAATLRNIAQFKALKSQNRKHRSVTQTLIQQARTQQGDMVGLSPQFEKLKSNIATVAKSDFAVLVWGETGTGKELVAHNLHAQSHRADKPMIYVNCAALPEGLAESELFGHVKGAFTGANSHRSGKFELADGGTIFLDEIGELPLILQAKLLRVIQQGELQRVGSDQHLTVNVRIIAATNRKLEEEVEQGRFRADLYHRLNVFPIHVPPLRERDGDIAVLSGYLLEKMRSQFNAPNLHVHPKALQVLESQPWHGNVRELEHSLTRAALHAIQNEQTTIQLHHFDDVKNDTDVKNTSQYFPATSQPMRALVELYQKDLIAHALDQSNSTWSQAADFLQMDRGNLYRMGKKLGIK
- the hinT gene encoding purine nucleoside phosphoramidase, with product MAEETIFSKIIRKEIPADVVYQDDLVTAFRDINPRAPKHILIIPNKLIPTVNDVEADDELAMGRMFTVAKKIAQEEGIAENGYRLIVNCNAHGGQEVYHIHMHLVGGAPLGPLLMN